Below is a window of Rhodamnia argentea isolate NSW1041297 chromosome 11, ASM2092103v1, whole genome shotgun sequence DNA.
CTTAATGATACTCTTCTGGCGTCAAGTGGACACGACTAAAGTTTAAGATAGTGGAATGAATTAGTCAAATAAAACAAGCAATGGCTACGCAGTGAAATTGGATGGATGTAACGCACATCAAGTTGAACATGTTGAGAATGATAGGGTTTTCACAAGTTGTGGAAGGGGGCAGGTCGAAGGGGGAATTATTTTATGTATCTATTACATGACCGGCGGGGTATGATCCATCGATCACGTTGCTCGTGTGACTACACATATCCTGAcccattttttcatttgaattgtGGAACTTttcgtttttgcttgaattgtCTCTCTGAATATCACTATTATGTGAGGTAACCGTTTTTATGAAATATCTTATCGTATTGGAGAATGGAATTAGAAGTAGCGTGTGTGTTGACTAACACGATGAGTTGACATAACGATCTCATTGGCGGTTGTTGAACCTCGGCTCTTAGGAGTAAATGGTGAGGACACATCAATAAGTGGAGATACATGACTCCATAATACATCACACGTTAACTCACCCTAGGGAGACGTTTGAGAGAAATCCCTAGTTGAGGTCAATTAATGTATCCAATTGAGGTCACTTTCATTCATAAGTTTAGCTTTAATGAGTTGTGATCTAATCAGATATCTTAACCGACCCATATCACTTAAATCTTATGATATGGTACTCAGCCATGAGCCAACTTCCGTCATAAATAtgtctcaacaatctccccatcTCATGTGTGGCTCTTGAGTGCTAATTAGGCTTGCTCCCCTTTAATCCAAGCATCATCTACACCTTTGATACACCCCAACTGAATATCCACGGACATTGCAACACCTGTCCATCGCTACCTCGAGACTATGCTGTTACACCATAGTGTTCGCCTTCGTCCGTCATCTTTCTCTTGCCATATATCGCTTATTCTGGTGTTTACCGGTGATGGTATACAATTAGTTTACACAACACTTTTGCAATGTCCGGGAACAACTGATTTGGTCGACTAGATCGGAAACTATCAAGAGATTAGAACTCAAGTTCGAGTCCATCTTTACATAACATCCATGAATTGTAGACTTTATAACACGCATTAAAAGTTTGCTACCTTCATCCAGAGCttattatcaaaagaaaaaaaaaggaaaaaaaaaaaaagagttcaaGTTGTCCAAGCTCATTAACACATAGCTAGTAGGACATCACCGCCCACTAAAAGAGTTTAAGCCAATGGATTACGACACATTATACCGATTCCGTCACGTGGGACTTCGCTTAACATCTCGCATACTCCGTCAAGCATGTTTATTCATAAAATCCTAAAGTAATATCTGATTTCAAAGTATAAATTAATTTCCCGAGAGAAGTCGATATACATATATCGTATATATATCCTCCTTATATACTATGTAATGCCAAATAGGGTTGTGGGGATGGATGAATATGAATGAAAGAGGACCCAAGAAATGTGAGGGAGGAAGAGTGGGAGAGGGATGGAATTGGTCAAGTTCCGATGTCCCGACACCCCTCACGTGTCGGACGCGCCAATGCGTCTCGTCCATGCTGCCTTGACTTCTTGCTTGGCATCTTCACCAGCATACATGCACATTGCTCCACACACATTATATATTCATATCCCAATTTTTTGCCCCCCAATTTCACCATATGGTGTTCATAGTTATCCGAATATTCGATTCGTGAATCTTTCCTTCCGAATTTGTGATTTTAATTTTCGGGATTTCGACGGAAAGATGCTCTCTTCATAATTCCTGGAAATGCAGATTGTTTGAGGTTAGGTTTGTTCTTAGACTATGAGTTGTGACCCCGTGAGTTTTACATTTCTTCTTCGGCACACCGAATCTGACTCGGTGAATTTATGCTCCTCCTCTGCCCTTGCACAAATCACCGCTTTCTCGATTTTATGTTCTGCTTGTTGCTTTTGCGGTTCACAAACAAGATCAATCCCCTATAGGTGGAAGATGAAAACCCTCTTTAAGAGTGGCCATTGATGTCACTCGGAAATTAAAGAAAGCACCCAAGAATACAATAACAAGCTAGCTAGGAGATAGCTCACAAGAATGACGGTGCTACTAAGAATTATATAAGAACTTCAAATTGCAACTCCACCAGTCTAAGGTAAGCTTAAGGAATGCTTCTTTTTGCATAGATTAGGGCATCCATTAAAGTAATTTTTAGTGCTTCCATGCCTTTGTTTGTCAGGCATTTTCTTCCTCTCTCACTCAaccctttttcatcttttgctccACTTTTGCATTggaactcttctctctctctctctctctctctctctctctctctctctctctctgagataATAAACTAGTAAACCCTCTTCACTCAAAGCCTCTCTCAGAGACCTGTTCATCCCAGACACCATAAGTGATCTGAAGAACATGAGCTCCTTCTTCGTTCACAGTGATCTATCTCATCAGTGATTGCGATCAGTTGATCCTAGAGCTTAGCATTTAACGTTTAGCCTCTTAAACTTTTGCCCTTCGTCTCTTCTCCATGATCTTCCGCCCTCGCCTCTTTCCGGAGACCTCAATCTCAGGCCGAGTAAAAGACGAGAAGATGGTAGAGCGGTTCGAGATGTTCTAATTTTGAGGATGGTCAGTGTCCTCAGATATAAGTTCTCTCTGAAACCCAGAAAAcaagatcctttttttttttttttttcgcttttgttTTATGCACTTACAAGGTTCGAAGTAGTAAATGCAAGAAGATCAGATCACCTGTAAAGAACATAGCTTTCACTTTTGCCCTCCGTCAGTTTCCTCTTTTTCTGGTAGTCTTAAGCTGTTCTTGAGCTTTCTTGCTTCATTCCTTTGATCTTCTAGCCTGTCCTATTCTACTGCATAGAAACCCTAGCTGGAATGTTAGAATAccccaaagaaaaaaggaagtgcTAACTTCTATTCATGGAGACctagagagagattgagagaaaTTAGGGCAATGTCCGGTTCAAGAGATCCTGAAGCACCCACCACCAGCTCAGGCACACCATCCTCCTCCGGTCGCAGACCACGTGGCCGCCCTCAGGGCTCCAAGAACAAGCCCAAGCCCCCAATCATCATCACCCGAGACACCCCCAACGCCCTCCAATCCCATGTGCTTGAGGTCTCCGCCGGATCCGACATTGTTGACGCCATCACGACCTATGCCCGCCGCCGCGGCCGGGGCATCTCCATCCTTAGTGGCACCGGTGCCGTCACCAATGTCACACTCCGCCAGCCCGCCACGCCGTCCGGGAGCATCATCACCATGCATGGAAGATTCGACATCCTTTCGCTGACGGGGACGGTGTTGCCACCTCCCGCGCCACCGGGTGCTGGGGGATTGGCGATATATCTTGCGGGAGGACAGGGGCAGGTAGTGGGTGGGAGCGTGGCTGGGCCCTTGATGGCATTGGGGCCAGTGGTGCTGATGGCAGCGTCCTTTGCGAACGCGATGTTCGATAGGTTGCCTTTGGAGGAAGCGAGGGAGGACGCGCCGCTGGCACAAATGCAGCCATCGGCATCGCAGTCGTCGGACGCGACGCCTTGTGGAGGTGATCAAATGGGCGAAGGGGTGAGCAGGACTAGCGCAGGTGGCGGCAGTGGGAACAGCGGCAGTTCTGTCCCGTTCTACAATTTGGGAGGGGGAAATTATCCTTTCTCTAGCGGCGATGTGTTCGGTTGGGGCAGCGGAGGCAGCGGAGGTGCAGGACGGCCTCCCTTTTAGGATTTCCTTATGAAGGTAAGGTGTGTGGAGGATGAGTATTTGATCTGTTTGTTAATCAAGACCTCACACACGGTGATCAAGAAAGAGAGGATTAAACTAGAAATTCAAGCATACGTCCATACACATCAGCTTAGAAGTCGCAAACTCAAGCTGTGTAAGTTTTCTTGATATCGAGGCACATGATTCTCTTCTGGTTTTTCATGGGACTGGTTGCTAAAAATCCTATGTGGGTGTCTTGTGCTTCACCTTCTTGGATAACACAAAACAATAAGcatgctttctttcttcttccttcttccggTGGAAATTCAGCAGCATATTTTAAGACATTAAGATCTGGAGGCATGCAGATACATGACTACATTCATGGCAATTATGTGCAGCAGGAAGCACTCTTGGCAGAATTTTGTTTTGACTGGTATTTCATTGTGAAGTATTCATGATGATTTCCTCTCAATAATGGAAgttaaagaataaataaatagatagatAAATGTATGTATAGCTGAAATTTACAAAACTCTACCCAGTAACATgggcaaaaatagaaatttctgtTTGTCAGACATTTGGAATGTGCGAGGCCAGCTAGAGAATTGGACAAGAGGgactcttttctttcctttaatttcttcaGTTCCCATGCAGTTTAAGTAGCTCGAGTATGGTCATTTTTATCTATCTCATTAGCTGATCACAGTTTCGGGTAACCATCCTCGGCGCTATGTGTATAgtcaaatcaccaaaaatcatgTAAAACACTGCAATAATATCATTTACAGAAGATGTTCACACATAGGACAATAACCTTAATCAAACAAGTTGGACAAGCATATGAGGCTTATCATATAAGCAGACCAGAATTTAAAACACCGACGTGTCTTGGGCATTGGTCCCCTCCGATCAAGCAACTACAgcttaccaattcagttcacaCTCCCAAGTAACCAAGTAGAATCATCTTCTGACTCTCCAGAACAAATAGATTAAGTCAGAGAGGCGCCACGTTGGCTAATGTGATGGCAAATGAAGCGACGGCAAAGGCCACACTCGCTTGAGGCTGTCCAGCAGTGGAGCCACCGCCTCCAGGCGTGACGCCCAGGGTTGGAGCGGCAGCAGCGGCGATGGTGTACTCCTTAGATGAGGCGGACCACACGGTATCTGACATACCCACCGACACCAGGATTGCGAAAACGGTGATTGCTAGGCCAAGCAAATAGCTCAGATGACGCCTGTTATTTGCCATATTTGAGAGGGCAATGGCAGTATTCACCAAAATCTCGTTCAAGGGGACATAGGATTATATATAAAAGCTCGTCAGACAATTGGTTCAATCAGTTATCCATCAATCTTTGCCTGTCTTGCTAAGCAAGGCGTTAGGAAAGTCAAGCCCTCCGATTCCCCGGCGACGGCGACAAGCAGTGTTTCGTGTTCATACAAAGGATGCTTTTAACATGGTAGAGATTGGCTGCTGCTTTAAATTTTGTATTGAACTTTAACCCTGAGATTTCGACTGTCTGAAAACACAGCTTTCATTAATATATGTGTATAGGATGAAGAAAGTCATGAAGTGGTTAAAGCTGTCGCATTTGAATAGGCTTTTTGGCGTTGAAACACTCGTTGCTTAAGACTAAAGGGAGGGCAATGAAGAAAGTGATTATGCACAGCCTTCAAGAATCACTTCAATAATTAATCtcataatattttcctaattgcAAGAAAATTAGGGAAATCGCAGTGCCCGcgcatgtgtgtgtatatatatatagcctaAATGCTTGACCATCTACGCTTGGGAATTGCAAGAATTTGTGCTGGCTTCACGCTAAAGATTCACTCTTCCTACTCGAGCGCTTCCTTTTGTTGTCAAAAGTACTGACTTTAAGATAATGAATTGGCCAAGTAGTTAAAGTCCTCAAGTTTCTGCAGTTAGAAAGATGAGCCTGTCCTATAAAGACGCTGCAAGAACAATGCAGCGAAACAAGCGAATCGAGTCACGGGACTCTCTCTGTATCAACCTCTACATCTCCTGAAACCAAAGCGCGCCCTAGAATACTTATCGATCAATACCCGCATGGTTATATTTTGTGAACTTCAGCAGTTAGAGACAGTTTCCATCAAACTAGATTTTCATGTTGTATTAGCTGTAATTACCAACAGAATCTAACTGGAAATCAATTACCTTAAGGGAAAGATTATGCAAGAATCACTAATGCACAACAAAGTCAGTGTACTTCATACCATGGAAGCATACCATCTTCGGAATCCTCCTCATGGAATAGCTCCTCACATCAGGCACGCACCACACATAATTCCATCAAAGACTATAAAGATCCGAATACTGAATAAGTGTTCCCTTTTCCCAGTATGCGACAGACATGTTTAATCATAGCTCCTCTTGAATCTCGACAACAAAACTACATAATACCATGATCATAATACACTAAGAATAAAGACAATTATTAgtcaaataaatataaaaaaattattccaaaaagatTAAGCTATCCACTGGTGTAGGTCAAAGCTTCATTTAGGCATTTAGTGCGCAAAAAAACTTATTTGCGAGACTTTTGAGTTGAGAAATTCGGCGAAGCAGGGCCACAGCAAGGTCAGAAGCAAATCTTTCACCTCATAGATATGAACAGAGCATGACATGCAGATGCCTCGCGAAATATGGAATTGCCCTAGCATTACAGATCCTTCTGCTCACATGGAACACGCACAAATAATTGGCCATTCAGGGTGACCACAGCAGATGTCTGGTGTGGATCAATTCTCGATGGTAAGCTGACAACCTGCGAGAAACCGCCTTGATTGTCAAATTTCCAATTGTACAAACACTGCAAATATACggcagaaaatcaaaaagctGATCAACCAAGAACGCAAGTATCTGAAAATCTATTCTGCAAGATCAGTATCTCCAAAAAACTGTAGGACAGCAACAAGGAagatgagattttttatgatcttGTCCCATATAAAGAAATTTAGTACTTCATCTGAGTTATCATAAAGATAGTAAAATGCAGGCGTAGACATTTGGAACTCACAATAACTCTATCAACAAGGATTGGCACAGTGCTAAATTTGCACTTTAACCGCTTGAAActaaagaagaaagtaaaaaattcatCCTTACAGGGACTCTACATAAATaatcttta
It encodes the following:
- the LOC115756853 gene encoding AT-hook motif nuclear-localized protein 25, which gives rise to MSGSRDPEAPTTSSGTPSSSGRRPRGRPQGSKNKPKPPIIITRDTPNALQSHVLEVSAGSDIVDAITTYARRRGRGISILSGTGAVTNVTLRQPATPSGSIITMHGRFDILSLTGTVLPPPAPPGAGGLAIYLAGGQGQVVGGSVAGPLMALGPVVLMAASFANAMFDRLPLEEAREDAPLAQMQPSASQSSDATPCGGDQMGEGVSRTSAGGGSGNSGSSVPFYNLGGGNYPFSSGDVFGWGSGGSGGAGRPPF